CGAGCTAGCCCATCGGCTCACTCACCCCCGGCACTCGGTGCCCAAGGTCTACCAGGTCTGGCTGAGGGGGAAGGTGACCCCCTCCGCGGTCTCGCGGCTGCTCCAGGGCGTGACCCTGGACGACGGCCCAGCGCGGGCTGAGCGCGTAGAAGTGCTGCGCGTCGGTCAGGAGTCCAGCGTATTGCGCCTCACGCTCAAAGAGGGACGCAAGCGGCAGGTCCGCAGGATGTGTGAGGTCATCGGCCATCCGGTGGAGAGGCTCCGGCGCATCGCTATCGGCCCCCTGCGCCTGGGCGACTTGAGTCCTGGGCGCTGGCGGCGGCTCAGTCCGTCCGAGGTCCGGGTGCTTCGGCAGCAGGTTGGGCTACCGCATGTGTAAGCCTAGTACCATAGCCATTGATGGGCCGGCTGGCTCCGGGAAGACCACCGTCGGGGCGGAGCTGGCATCCCGGCTGGGATACGTTTTCTTCGACACCGGGGTGGTCTACCGCGCCGCCACGCTGGCAGCGCTGCGAGCCGGTGTGCCCGTGAGCGACGAGCAGGCCGTGGTGCGCGTCGTGGAGAGCATGGACCTCCAGGTCGGTCCGCCCGATGTGGAAGACGGGCGCACCAGTACGGTCAGGCTAGACGGTGAGGACGTCACCTGGGAGCTCCGGCAGTCCTCGGTGGACGACAACGTCTCCGCCGTGTCAGCCCATCCGCAGGTGCGGGAGCGTCTCCGCGACCTGCAGCGCCAGGTAGCCAGCCAAGGGAGAGTGGTGGTAGTGGGTCGGGACATCGGCACCGTGATCTTGCCCGAAGCCGATCTTAAGGTGTACCTGGATGCGTCGCT
The Anaerolineae bacterium genome window above contains:
- a CDS encoding rRNA pseudouridine synthase, with translation MSQVRPLQSHPQRLQKALAHAGVGSRRSIENLIRGGRVSVNGQPAILGQKVGARDQVLVDGQLVSLRPEGLAYYALHKPAGVITSVRDELGRRTVMDLATVPERVYPVGRLDADSEGLVLLTNDGELAHRLTHPRHSVPKVYQVWLRGKVTPSAVSRLLQGVTLDDGPARAERVEVLRVGQESSVLRLTLKEGRKRQVRRMCEVIGHPVERLRRIAIGPLRLGDLSPGRWRRLSPSEVRVLRQQVGLPHV
- a CDS encoding (d)CMP kinase codes for the protein MCKPSTIAIDGPAGSGKTTVGAELASRLGYVFFDTGVVYRAATLAALRAGVPVSDEQAVVRVVESMDLQVGPPDVEDGRTSTVRLDGEDVTWELRQSSVDDNVSAVSAHPQVRERLRDLQRQVASQGRVVVVGRDIGTVILPEADLKVYLDASLEERARRRHAEAVARGASISYEQALQNVCDRDRIDSGRAVAPLRRAPDAHYVDSTAIGVAEVVRLLEKLVCDRDD